Genomic window (Streptomyces liliiviolaceus):
CTCGCTCATGACCAGCGCGCGCCGGTCGGCGAAGTTGGTGCGGTACATGACCGAGTCACTCGGCGGTTGCGGCTGGAGCGGCGCCGGACCGAACTGCTCGGCCCTGCGCTCACCGTCCCAGTGGGCGGCGGGCCGGGGCGGTCGCCAGCGCAGGTCGCCGACCGGGGGTGCGGCGAAGGGGATGCCCCGGAAGACGGCGACCCCGCCGTCCCACTCCCCCACCAGTCGCCCGGCGCCGGTCCGCGCCCTGGGGGCGCCCGTGCCACTCACGCCGGTGCCTCGGACACCGGGGGTGCCTTGTACAGCGAGCCGTTCTTCATGATCGCCACGAGTCGGTCGCGGTCCTGGAGGATGCCGATGTCGTCCAGCGGATCGCCGTCGACCAGGACCAGGTCGGCGAGGAACCCCTCCCGGATCAGGCCCAGTTCGTCGCCCATGCCCATCACCTGACCGCCGTACTCGGTGGCCGCGCGCAGTGCCTCGGCGGGGGTGAAGCCGAACCAGTCGACGAAGAGCTGCAGGTCGCGGGCGTTGCGGCCGACCGGGTTCCAGGCGAAGCCGTAGTCGCCGCCCGGGACGACCCGGATGCCGCGCCGGACGAGTTCGGGGACGACCTCCCGGACCGCCTTCTGGGTGGCCTCGACCTCCATGCCGGGCTCGGGCTCGCTGTCGGCCTCGTGCAGGTTGGCGTGGATGATGCCGGGGGTCGGCGCCACGAACAGCCGGTCGCGTGCCACCTCCAGCAGGTCGAGGGCCTCCTCGTCGGCGAAGGTGCAGTGGTAGACCGCGCGGATGCCATGACGCACGGCCATCTTGATCGACTCGGCCGCGTGGGCGTGGGCCGTCAGCCAGACGCCCCGCTCACGGGCGACCGCCGCTGCCGCCGCGACCTCCTCCTCGGTGAACTGCACGATCCGTGAGGTGCCCTGCACCACCGCGCTCTCGCCCGACAGCGACAGCTTGACGATGTCGACACCCAGGTCCGCCATCTCCCCGACGAAACGGCTCACCGACCCGGGGTCGGAGGCCCGGCCGTCGATGCCCGGGAAGTCGTACACCCCCGGTTCGACCATCCCGGCGGTGCCTTCCCAGGAGGCCGCCTTGAAGCGCGGTCCCGGCATCCAGCCCTCGTCGAACGCCTTGCGGGCGGCCGTCTCGGTTCGGGGCAGACGGTTGCCGCCGGAGTACGCGCTGGTGAAGCCCTGGTCCAGCAGGACGCGGCCCGCGTGGGCCACCAGCAGGGCCTTCTCCTCGTCGGGCTCGTCGCGGCGGCGGGAGCGGTGCTCGACGGTGGAGCCGAAGCCGAGGTGGGTGTGGGAGTCGACCAGGCCGGGGATCAGGGTGCCGCCTCCGCCGTCCACGATCCGCGCGCCCGACCGGCCGGTGGCCGGGATCCGGGCGGCGACGGCGGTGATGCGCGCGCCCTCGACGAGGACCTCAGCGGGGAAGGGATCGCGTCCCGTCCCGTCGAAGACCCGGACTCCGGTGAAGACGGTGGTATCGCTCATCGTGCGCTCCTGAAGGTGTGCCGCATCTCGCCCAGCCCGCCGATTCTGCTGACCAGGGTGTCATCGGGAGCTATGAAGCGCTGTGGGGTGCGGCGGTTGCCGACGCCGGCGGGGGTCCCGGTGAAGATCAGGTCGCCGGGTCGCAGCGGGCAGATCGCGCTGAGGTGGGCGACCAGCCGCGGCACCGGGAAGATCATGTTCGAGGTGCGGTCGTGCTGGACCCTCTCCCCGTTGAGTTCACAGGTCAGTTCCAGGTCGTCGCGGTCGGCGAGTTCGTCGACGCCGACCAGGGCGGGGCCCACCGGGCCGAAGCCGGGGAAGGACTTGCCGAGCGAGAACTGCGCCGGTCGGCCCGCGAGTTGGACGATCCGCTCGGACAGGTCCTGTCCCACGGTGAGCGCGACGACCGGGTCCCAGCCGTCCTCCTCCGGCACCCGGTGGGCGTCGCGGCCGATCACGGCGACCATCTCCAGTTCCCAGTCGACATGACCGGGCGGCAGGTCGATGGTGCCGTAAGGACCGGTGAGGCAACTGGGGAACTTGGTGAAGACCAGCGGCTCGGCCGGTTCCTCGTAACCCGCTTCCGCCGTGTGCGGGCGGTAGTTGAGGGCCACGGCGAAGATCTGGCGCGGCTCGGGGACGGGTGCGCGCAGGTCCGACTCCTTGTACGGGACGGCCGTCGCCGGGTCGACGTCGGCGGACCAGCGCAGCAGGGCGTCCCATTGGGCGAACACGGCGCGCGGGTCGGTGTCGAAGCCGCCGGCGGACACGTCCACGGCGCCACCGGCACCGCTGCCGTCGCTTCCGTTACCGGTGTCGCCGGTGTCGCCGGTCAACAGGGCGAGGCGGCCCGCGAGGTTGGCGATCCGCATGGCCTCACACCCACTGTTCCGCGGGCGGCTCGGGTGTGCCGTACGCGTCCTGCCAGGAGACGACACGGTTGCGCAGCACGCCCAGGTGCTCGATCTCGGCCTCGACGACGTCGCCGGGCTTCAGGTAGTTGGCGAAGGGGTCCTCGGTGCTCGCCGCGACCCCGGCGATGGTGCCGGTGGTGATGATGTCTCCGGCGCTGTAGGTCTGCGGGGAGTGGTAGGCCACCAGTTGGGGGATCGACACCGACATGCGGGAGGTGTTCGACTTCTGCCGTACGTCGCCGTTGACGCGCAGTTCCATGTCGAGGTCGTGCGGGTCGTCGATCTCGTCCGCGGTGACGATGTAGGGGCCGATCGGGCAGAAGGTGTCGATGGCCTTGGAGAAGGAGAAGACACCTGACTCCATCTCCTTGCGCTGGATGTCGCGCGCGGTGATGTCGTTGAAGACCAGGTAGCCGCCGATGTGCTCGGCGGCCTGCTCGGCGGTGAAGAACTTGCCGGGTTTGCCGATGACCACGGCGAGTTCCAGCTCGTAGTCCATCTCCCGGGTCAGGTTGGCCGGGTACACGATCGGCTCGTCGTGGCCGATGATCGCGTCCACGTTCTGGAAGAAGACGATGCCCTTGTTGACCGGGTGCGACCAGTCGACCCGTACCAGGTCTTCGTGGTGCTCGCGGAAGTTGCCGGCCGTGTGGAAGAACTTCTTGGGCACGATCGGCGCGCGCAGCCGGACGTCCGCGAGTGGATACGTCCGCCCGGTCTCGGCGACCTGCCCGTCGCGCTCGAAGAACACCCGGGTCGACGGAACGTCCAGCTCGATCACCGTGTCGCCGTCCAGGCGGCCCACGAGTCCGTCGTCGAACGTCACCAGTTTCATCTGACCTCCTCGTAACTGTCGACACTCACCCTCCATGATTCCGGTATTCACGTCAACAGTGGCGTCAAGTGTGGACACATTGAAGGAAGGTCGATTACGGTCCGGGGCATGAACCGGAGCATCAGGACGACGTGGAACTTCACCGGCACACGGGCCCTCGTGGCCGGTGCGGGCGGGATCGGCTCCGCCGTGATCGAGGCCCTGGCGGACGCGGGCGCGGACGTGGCCGTGCTGGACCGGGACGCGGGACAACTGGCCGAGGTCACGCGCACGGGCGGTTCGGGCGGTTCGGGCGGTACAGGCCGTACGGGCGGTACGAGTGATTCCGGCCGTACAGGCGGTCGACGCGGCACAGTGCGCGGCCTGAGTGTGGACCTCACCTCCGCCGACGCCTGCCACGACGCGGTCGCGGACGCCGTCGGATTCCTGGGCGGTCTGGACGTGTTCGTGCACGCCGTCGGCGCCAACGACCGCCGGCCCGTGCTGGAGACGCCCGACGAGGTCTGGGAACGCCTCGTCGCCATCAACCTCAGCAGCGGCTTCTGGCTGGGCCGGGCCGTGGGCAACGTCATGGTCCCCGGCGGCTACGGCCGCGTCGTCTATCTGTCCTCCGTGTCGGGGCTGCTGGCCCATCGCGACCACGCGCCGTACGCGGCGACCAAGGGCGGCATCAACCAGCTCATGCGGGTCATGGCCCGGGAATGGGCGCCCCACGGCGTCACCGTCAACGCGGTCGCTCCCGGCTACACCGAGACCGACCTGACCCGCGCCTACCTGGCCAAGCCGGGGATGCGCGCCTCGATGGAGGCGCTGGTGCCCGCCGGACGACTGGGCCGCCCCGAGGATCTGGTCGGCCCCACCCTGTTCCTCTCCTCCGCCGAGGCCGCTTTCATCACCGGACAGGTGCTGTACGCGGACGGCGGCCGGACCCTCGTCTGACGCACAGGTCACCCGACCGCCCGCCGCACCCGTCAAGCCGCGTCCCGACCCGCCCGACACCCCAAGGAGCCGTCATGACCAACTCGCAGCGATTCACCGACAAGACCGTGCTCGTGACCGGCGCAGGTACCGGATTCGGCGCCGAGATCGCCGTCCGGGCAGCCCAGGAGGGCGCCGATGTGGCGATCCATTACCGCAGTTCGCGTGCGGGTGCGGCGGCCACCGCCGAGCGCGTGACCGCGCTGGGCCGCAAGGCCGTGATCGTCCAGGCCGACATAGCCGAGCACGAGCAGATCAGGCGCATGGCGGACGAGGTGTGGGAGGCGTTCGGCCGGCTCGACGTGGCGGTCAACAACGTCGGTGACGTGGCCCGCGAGCAGATGTCCTGGCGGGACCTCACCGAGGAGTCCGTCGACCATGTCCTCGCGGTC
Coding sequences:
- a CDS encoding amidohydrolase family protein; the protein is MSDTTVFTGVRVFDGTGRDPFPAEVLVEGARITAVAARIPATGRSGARIVDGGGGTLIPGLVDSHTHLGFGSTVEHRSRRRDEPDEEKALLVAHAGRVLLDQGFTSAYSGGNRLPRTETAARKAFDEGWMPGPRFKAASWEGTAGMVEPGVYDFPGIDGRASDPGSVSRFVGEMADLGVDIVKLSLSGESAVVQGTSRIVQFTEEEVAAAAAVARERGVWLTAHAHAAESIKMAVRHGIRAVYHCTFADEEALDLLEVARDRLFVAPTPGIIHANLHEADSEPEPGMEVEATQKAVREVVPELVRRGIRVVPGGDYGFAWNPVGRNARDLQLFVDWFGFTPAEALRAATEYGGQVMGMGDELGLIREGFLADLVLVDGDPLDDIGILQDRDRLVAIMKNGSLYKAPPVSEAPA
- a CDS encoding fumarylacetoacetate hydrolase family protein; this encodes MRIANLAGRLALLTGDTGDTGNGSDGSGAGGAVDVSAGGFDTDPRAVFAQWDALLRWSADVDPATAVPYKESDLRAPVPEPRQIFAVALNYRPHTAEAGYEEPAEPLVFTKFPSCLTGPYGTIDLPPGHVDWELEMVAVIGRDAHRVPEEDGWDPVVALTVGQDLSERIVQLAGRPAQFSLGKSFPGFGPVGPALVGVDELADRDDLELTCELNGERVQHDRTSNMIFPVPRLVAHLSAICPLRPGDLIFTGTPAGVGNRRTPQRFIAPDDTLVSRIGGLGEMRHTFRSAR
- a CDS encoding fumarylacetoacetate hydrolase family protein; protein product: MKLVTFDDGLVGRLDGDTVIELDVPSTRVFFERDGQVAETGRTYPLADVRLRAPIVPKKFFHTAGNFREHHEDLVRVDWSHPVNKGIVFFQNVDAIIGHDEPIVYPANLTREMDYELELAVVIGKPGKFFTAEQAAEHIGGYLVFNDITARDIQRKEMESGVFSFSKAIDTFCPIGPYIVTADEIDDPHDLDMELRVNGDVRQKSNTSRMSVSIPQLVAYHSPQTYSAGDIITTGTIAGVAASTEDPFANYLKPGDVVEAEIEHLGVLRNRVVSWQDAYGTPEPPAEQWV
- a CDS encoding SDR family NAD(P)-dependent oxidoreductase, with translation MNRSIRTTWNFTGTRALVAGAGGIGSAVIEALADAGADVAVLDRDAGQLAEVTRTGGSGGSGGTGRTGGTSDSGRTGGRRGTVRGLSVDLTSADACHDAVADAVGFLGGLDVFVHAVGANDRRPVLETPDEVWERLVAINLSSGFWLGRAVGNVMVPGGYGRVVYLSSVSGLLAHRDHAPYAATKGGINQLMRVMAREWAPHGVTVNAVAPGYTETDLTRAYLAKPGMRASMEALVPAGRLGRPEDLVGPTLFLSSAEAAFITGQVLYADGGRTLV